From the Rhinolophus sinicus isolate RSC01 linkage group LG02, ASM3656204v1, whole genome shotgun sequence genome, one window contains:
- the TMPO gene encoding thymopoietin isoform X1: MPEFLEDPSVLTKEKLKSELVANNVTLPAGEQRKDVYVQLYLQHLTARNRPPLAAGANSKGPPDFSSDEEREPTPVLGSGAAAAGRSRATVGRKATRKTDKPRPEDKDDVDVTELTNEDLLDQLVKYGVNPGPIVGTTRKLYEKKLLKLREQGTESRSSTPLPTISSSAENTRQNGSNDSDRYSDNEEGKKKEHKKVKSTRDFVPFSELPTTPSGGFFQGISFPDISPRPPLGRTELQAAKKVHTSKGYPPREPLIATTLPGREQMHKLASGGNLFISSKSSHDRCLEKSSSTSSQHELAALLVSAAASPSLIKETTTTCYKDVVENIYPGEKSGSQPVCTERSQGSDQSILSSKRKTLEESERSQVISPPLAQAIRDYVNSLLVQGGVSNLPGTSNSAPPLDVENIWKRIDQSNFQETRSLSPPRKLPRLNKKSEEEKDSGSFVAFQNTGGSELMSSFAKTVVSHSLATLGIEVSKQSQHDKTDAPELSFPFHGSILKVIKEEWQQIDRQLPSLACKYPISSKEATQILSVPKVDDEILGFISEATPPADTQAASTDKQLDLALRRTYEAAASALQIATHTAFVVRAMQADISQAAQILSSDPSHVHQALGILSKTHDAASFLCDAAFDEVKMAAQIMGSSTFGRRYLWLKDCKINPASKNKLAVTPFKGGTLFGGEVHKVVKKRGNKH; the protein is encoded by the exons ATGCCGGAGTTCCTGGAAGACCCTTCGGTCCTGACGAAAGAGAAGTTGAAGAGTGAGTTGGTGGCCAACAATGTGACGCTCCCGGCCGGGGAGCAGCGCAAAGACGTGTACGTGCAGCTGTACCTGCAGCACCTCACGGCGCGCAACCGACCGCCGCTCGCCGCCGGCGCCAACAGCAAGGGGCCCCCGGACTTCTCCAGCGACGAGGAACGCGAGCCCACCCCGGTCCTTGGCTCCGGGGCCGCCGCCGCGGGCCGCAGCCGAGCCACCGTCGGCAGG AAAGCCACCAGGAAAACTGATAAACCCAGACCAGAAGATAAAGATGATGTCGATGTAACAGAACTCACTAATGAAGACCTTCTGGATCAGCTTGTGAAATATGGAGTGAATCCTGGTCCTATTGTGG GAACAACCAGGAAGCTATATGAGAAAAAATTGTTGAAACTGAGGGAACAAGGAACAGAATCAAGATCTTCTACTCCTTTGCCAACAATTTCTTCTTCAGCAGAAAATACAAGACAGAATGGAAGTAATGACTCTGACAGATACAGTGACAACGAGgaag gaaagaagaaagaacacaagAAAGTGAAGTCCACTAGggattttgttcctttttctgaaCTTCCAACTACTCCCTCTGGTGGATTTTTTCAGggtatttcttttcctgacatCTCCCCCCGTCCTCCTTTGGGCAGGACTGAACTACAGGCAGCTAAGAAAGTACATACATCTAAGGGATACCCACCTAGGGAACCTCTTATTGCCACAACCTTGCCTGGCAGGGAACAGATGCATAAGTTAGCCTCTGGAGggaatttgtttatttcctcCAAGTCTAGCCATGATAGGTGTTTAGAGAAAAGTTCTTCGACGTCTTCTCAGCATGAACTCGCTGCCCTGTTGGTCTCTGCTGCAGCTTCTCCTTCACTGATTAAAGAAACCACCACTACTTGTTATAAAGATGTAGTAGAAAATATTTACCCTGGAGAGAAAAGTGGAAGTCAACCAGTATGTACTGAGAGGTCCCAGGGTTCAGATCAGTCGATTCTCTCCAGTAAAAGGAAAACACTAGAAGAGTCTGAGAGATCACAAGTAATTTCTCCACCACTTGCTCAGGCAATCAGAGATTATGTCAATTCTCTGTTGGTCCAGGGTGGGGTAAGCAATTTGCCTGGGACTTCTAACTCTGCACCCCCACTGGATGTAGAAAACATATGGAAGAGAATTGATCAGTCTAATTTTCAAGAAACTAGATCCCTGTCTCCTCCACGAAAATTGCCTAGACTCAATAAAAagtcagaggaggaaaaggaTTCGGGTTCCTTTGTGGCATTTCAAAATACAGGTGGATCTGAATTAATGTCTTCTTTTGCCAAAACTGTTGTCTCTCACTCACTTGCTACCTTAGGCATAGAAGTGTCTAAGCAATCACAGCATGATAAAACAGATGCCCCAGAACTATCTTTTCCTTTCCACGGATCTATTTTGAAAGTAATTAAAGAGGAGTGGCAGCAAATTGACAGGCAACTGCCTTCACTGGCATGCAAGTATCCGATTTCTTCCAAAGAGGCAACACAGATATTATCAGTTCCAAAAGTAGATGATGAAATCCTGGGGTTTATTTCCGAAGCCACTCCACCAGCAGATACTCAGGCAGCTTCCACTGATAAACAGTTGGACTTAGCACTTCGTAGAACATATGAAGCTGCCGCATCAGCGTTGCAGATTGCAACCCATACTGCCTTTGTAGTTCGGGCTATGCAGGCAGACATTAGTCAGGCTGCACAAATTCTTAGCTCAGATCCTAGTCATGTGCACCAAGCCCTTGGGATTCTGAGCAAAACACATGATGCAGCCTCATTTCTTTGTGATGCTGCATTTGATGAAGTAAAGATGGCTGCCCAAATCATGGGCTCTTCCACTTTCGGTCGCCGTTATCTCTGGCTGAAGGACTGCAAAATTAATCCAGCTTCTAAGAATAAGCTGGCTGTGACTCCCTTTAAAGGTGGAACATTATTTGGAGGAGAAGTTCACAAAGTAGTTAAAAAGCGTGGAAATaaacactaa